A part of Desulfovibrio inopinatus DSM 10711 genomic DNA contains:
- the phoU gene encoding phosphate signaling complex protein PhoU, translated as METHFHAQLAELKVKILHMAALTERAIEKSLKAYRDNDPILAKQVIDSDIDINKMECEIDEACLKLLALDQPVAQDLRFIVACMRMIIDLERIGDETVNISEQLIFLARSPKEPIPKLVNDLAEVVSSMFHQAIDAFKNKDAELASTVCTRDTEADQLNAQYLKESIDTLNTDCPSLESFIHKLNVSRSLERIGDQATNLAEMIIFMIKGVSIKHHCQPF; from the coding sequence ATGGAAACCCATTTTCACGCACAACTCGCCGAACTCAAGGTCAAAATTCTTCACATGGCAGCTCTGACCGAACGAGCCATTGAAAAATCACTGAAAGCCTATCGTGACAACGATCCCATTTTGGCCAAGCAAGTTATCGATAGCGACATCGATATCAACAAAATGGAATGCGAAATCGACGAGGCATGCCTGAAATTGCTTGCTCTGGATCAACCTGTAGCCCAAGACTTACGATTTATCGTAGCCTGCATGCGGATGATTATCGATCTTGAGCGCATTGGCGATGAAACCGTCAATATCAGCGAACAGCTCATTTTCCTCGCACGTTCCCCGAAAGAACCGATACCGAAGCTTGTCAATGACCTTGCCGAAGTCGTTTCATCCATGTTCCATCAGGCTATTGACGCCTTTAAAAACAAGGATGCCGAACTGGCGAGCACCGTCTGCACCAGGGACACTGAGGCTGACCAGCTCAACGCACAGTATCTCAAAGAGTCCATTGACACTCTGAACACCGACTGCCCCAGTCTTGAAAGCTTCATTCATAAACTCAACGTATCACGTTCATTGGAACGCATCGGTGACCAAGCCACTAACCTCGCCGAAATGATCATCTTCATGATCAAAGGTGTCAGCATTAAACATCATTGCCAGCCGTTCTAA
- a CDS encoding ABC transporter permease, translating to MTRTRLLLHFTPLGVPFLLLFLGGFSLTVAQSFGWFTPLTFTADRFDGYLRLLSPSFLESFLFTVYVAFTSAFLATAGGAILAWAIWSLPTWMQRSSNFYKTSLVLPHIAVAFIVMTLFARSGVISSLAHALGLISSMREFPSILYSGNGLGLILAYIYKGLGFSILMTHTALCGLDRRLPIAARMLGAGRVRIFFTVIAPHMAPALNTAFLILFLYAFGAFDIASLLSESRPAMLSIDIYNLYFKRDLVNRPAAMAMLVSMFFFSTLFIAFYVKIARSIHGQGRKL from the coding sequence ATGACGCGCACCCGGCTCCTTCTCCATTTTACTCCACTTGGGGTACCATTTCTTCTGCTCTTTCTCGGGGGATTTTCATTAACTGTTGCACAATCGTTCGGCTGGTTTACACCGCTCACGTTCACTGCCGACCGATTTGATGGATACCTCCGTCTGCTCTCTCCTTCCTTTTTAGAATCATTCCTCTTCACTGTGTATGTCGCTTTTACTTCAGCGTTTCTCGCCACGGCAGGAGGTGCCATACTCGCCTGGGCGATTTGGAGCCTTCCCACATGGATGCAACGAAGCTCAAATTTCTATAAAACCTCGCTCGTTCTTCCGCATATTGCTGTTGCATTCATTGTGATGACGTTGTTTGCCAGGTCCGGCGTTATATCCTCGCTGGCTCACGCCTTGGGTCTGATTTCTTCCATGCGTGAATTTCCGTCTATTTTGTATTCTGGCAACGGGCTTGGTCTTATCCTTGCTTATATCTATAAAGGGCTTGGATTCTCAATACTTATGACACACACAGCACTCTGTGGATTAGACCGTCGGCTCCCCATTGCGGCTCGTATGCTTGGAGCCGGCCGTGTCCGTATATTCTTTACCGTTATTGCTCCACACATGGCACCCGCTTTGAACACCGCGTTCCTTATTTTGTTTCTCTATGCGTTCGGCGCATTCGATATCGCTTCTCTGCTCTCCGAGAGCCGTCCGGCAATGCTATCCATCGATATTTACAATCTTTACTTCAAGCGTGATCTCGTGAACCGACCGGCAGCCATGGCCATGCTTGTCAGCATGTTTTTTTTCTCCACGCTTTTCATCGCGTTTTACGTCAAAATTGCTCGTTCAATACATGGCCAAGGCCGTAAGCTCTAA
- a CDS encoding SulP family inorganic anion transporter, with the protein MSFFQSIRGDIFGGLTAGVVALPLALAFGVASGAGAAAGLYGAAALGLFAAISGGTKTQISGPTGPMTVVAASALLAFQGDLTALMAVVFVAGAIQIALGCFKLGGVVKYIPYPVISGFMSGIGVIIILLQLPPLLGAAAVSSPVNAVLALPDALANLRVGSLFLSLVSLGIVFFIPARISRIIPSPLIALLVGTIIAVVFGINCDVIGAIPAGLPDIHFPGFSFSDFPQILGFGVALSLLGAIDTLLTSIVADSMTKTKHNSNRELIGQGIGNMICSLVGGLAGAGATMRTVVNIKAGGSTRISGVIHALFLLAVLLGLGPLAAHIPMPVLAGILMKVGVDILDYRLFQVARRAPKADLTVAAVVFGITVFVDLIIAVFAGVALASLFVTWRVAKATDIQISESPEDETQLDIERRLQKESDYQIRVVSVRGPFFFGSTAQMQDKIDNLLGCKVIVIDCLSVPFVDISAVFALCEMMEKLLSTGIQPLIVASPVIEKRISELGCATVLGDRYITNSIDEAFETAKEFI; encoded by the coding sequence GTGTCGTTTTTTCAGTCTATTCGAGGAGACATTTTCGGCGGTTTAACAGCTGGTGTCGTCGCCTTGCCCCTGGCACTCGCCTTTGGGGTGGCATCCGGAGCCGGAGCAGCAGCAGGTCTTTACGGTGCGGCAGCGCTTGGCCTTTTTGCCGCGATTTCCGGAGGAACCAAAACACAGATTTCCGGCCCAACCGGCCCCATGACTGTTGTTGCCGCTTCGGCACTCCTTGCTTTTCAAGGGGATCTTACCGCTCTCATGGCGGTCGTTTTTGTCGCCGGGGCGATTCAGATAGCCCTAGGGTGTTTCAAGCTGGGTGGTGTGGTTAAATATATTCCCTATCCCGTCATTTCCGGCTTTATGAGTGGTATCGGGGTCATTATCATTTTACTTCAGCTTCCTCCTCTTCTTGGTGCAGCTGCGGTCAGCTCTCCGGTCAATGCCGTCCTCGCGCTGCCTGATGCTTTGGCAAACCTCAGAGTAGGGAGTCTGTTTCTTTCTCTTGTCAGCTTAGGTATTGTTTTTTTTATTCCTGCTCGAATATCGCGTATCATTCCTTCACCGCTTATTGCCTTGCTTGTCGGCACCATCATTGCCGTCGTGTTCGGTATCAATTGTGATGTGATTGGAGCAATTCCAGCGGGTTTGCCTGATATCCATTTTCCCGGTTTTTCTTTCTCAGATTTCCCCCAAATTCTTGGCTTTGGCGTTGCTTTATCCCTCCTCGGTGCAATCGATACATTATTGACGTCAATTGTTGCCGACTCCATGACCAAAACCAAACACAACTCCAACCGAGAACTTATCGGGCAAGGCATCGGAAATATGATATGTAGCCTTGTCGGCGGGTTGGCCGGTGCCGGGGCTACCATGCGCACGGTCGTCAACATCAAGGCCGGAGGCTCAACACGCATTTCAGGCGTCATTCATGCCCTGTTCCTGTTAGCAGTGCTCCTCGGCCTGGGGCCGCTGGCCGCTCATATTCCCATGCCGGTTCTCGCTGGCATTCTTATGAAAGTCGGTGTTGATATTCTTGACTACCGTCTCTTCCAAGTTGCCCGCCGTGCACCGAAAGCCGACCTCACCGTCGCTGCTGTGGTTTTTGGCATCACGGTTTTTGTGGACCTCATCATTGCTGTTTTCGCCGGTGTTGCCCTGGCCTCTCTCTTTGTAACGTGGCGCGTGGCTAAAGCTACAGACATTCAAATCAGCGAGTCGCCTGAAGACGAAACCCAACTTGATATCGAACGACGCCTCCAAAAAGAATCCGACTACCAAATTCGCGTCGTCAGCGTCCGTGGCCCCTTCTTTTTCGGATCCACCGCACAAATGCAAGATAAGATAGACAATCTTCTTGGTTGTAAAGTTATCGTCATCGACTGTTTATCGGTTCCATTTGTGGATATCTCAGCAGTGTTCGCACTGTGCGAAATGATGGAAAAACTCTTGTCCACGGGAATTCAACCTCTCATCGTCGCCAGCCCAGTCATTGAAAAACGTATTTCCGAACTTGGCTGTGCCACTGTTCTCGGAGACCGCTATATAACGAACAGCATCGATGAAGCATTTGAAACGGCGAAAGAGTTTATTTAA
- a CDS encoding ABC transporter substrate-binding protein, which produces MADSGTIFLGMSVGFFGSTQSIAMVLYRGSMAYFNYVNAQGGIKGQRIAIRARNDSYDPDPALASTIACTRNEYVLCLFDYAGISTVTRLVPHLKAFSQDQICLFFPFSRPQPQRKLPYMHYVYNLRASHHQETNHQGGDGVVFVTVRDGHVISVGDWSAFEQ; this is translated from the coding sequence ATGGCCGATTCCGGGACTATTTTCCTGGGCATGTCGGTCGGATTCTTCGGATCGACACAAAGTATCGCAATGGTATTGTATCGGGGGTCCATGGCATACTTCAACTATGTCAATGCTCAAGGCGGCATCAAGGGACAACGTATTGCCATTCGTGCCCGAAATGATTCGTATGATCCTGATCCCGCTCTTGCAAGCACTATTGCATGTACTCGCAACGAGTACGTTCTTTGTCTGTTTGACTATGCCGGAATATCGACAGTAACGCGTCTTGTTCCCCACTTGAAAGCATTTAGTCAGGACCAAATCTGTCTTTTTTTTCCTTTCTCCAGACCGCAACCGCAACGTAAGTTGCCGTATATGCACTATGTCTACAACCTTCGAGCTTCCCATCACCAAGAAACCAACCATCAGGGGGGGGACGGTGTTGTTTTTGTAACGGTACGCGACGGACACGTTATCTCCGTAGGCGATTGGAGCGCCTTTGAACAATAA
- a CDS encoding HAMP domain-containing sensor histidine kinase codes for MPRGMSFGSRLLVSFLFVVVFALLGPALFLVGIVNDHVQLDAEATAARQLHLIHRLVSQLDSSSESDPFKTLSDVAKDFGVRILYEDTSRQALFDTAHPLADTTPEPPFSPPKSAIRTEFGNNQVTTWIMPEGRDEIVVAQSKFPGIQRLEPGIMTLTMPFSSLSGPLHEVAGTLFSVIGLSLCLGLGLSYVLTRRIRNSIREMIAVVEAIGQGRRNKRLKFYPGEEFGAMAKSINTMADNIEMHLRAVIEQKIQLEAILNGMREGVMVLDRKGRIAAINKATNRIFPSIHNNEMGKKPIEVVASPDLQAACDELYNKENNPPHVLTIEIEPETDRFFDVNLVKLKESEAGLGAILVFHDLSDFRKMEKMRRDFVANVSHELRTPLTSVKGYAETLLGEADTHPPHVRRFLEIILKNANHMSKMVEDLLCLARIENEKDEPTIARINAREALAGAWRECALQAKEKDIDVTIDLPDKGVPVMADFNQVSQVFRNLIENAIKYSPAGENVTISFHIVNATVIFRIQDSGPGIPEEDRERIFERFYRVERHRTKTSGGTGLGLAIAKHIIDRHGGRIWVEPAGQNCSGAAFLFSLPTASSLPDSKGSPLDPSLQS; via the coding sequence GTGCCCCGAGGCATGTCTTTCGGTTCGAGGCTCCTTGTCTCTTTCCTCTTTGTCGTCGTGTTCGCGCTTCTTGGCCCGGCGCTTTTTTTGGTCGGTATTGTCAATGATCACGTCCAGCTCGACGCGGAGGCGACTGCGGCACGACAGCTCCATCTCATTCACCGTCTTGTCAGCCAACTCGATTCTTCGTCTGAATCCGATCCATTCAAGACTTTGAGCGATGTTGCCAAGGATTTCGGCGTCCGCATTCTTTACGAAGACACTTCAAGGCAAGCCCTTTTCGATACGGCGCATCCTCTTGCTGACACCACTCCCGAACCGCCTTTTTCTCCACCCAAGTCAGCCATCCGTACAGAGTTTGGCAATAACCAGGTCACCACGTGGATCATGCCCGAAGGACGCGATGAAATTGTTGTCGCACAATCGAAGTTTCCAGGAATACAACGTCTCGAACCCGGCATAATGACACTCACGATGCCGTTTTCTTCGCTGAGCGGCCCCTTGCATGAAGTCGCTGGCACGCTGTTCAGTGTTATTGGATTATCATTATGTTTAGGACTTGGTCTGAGTTACGTCCTCACACGACGTATACGCAATTCCATTCGCGAAATGATCGCAGTCGTTGAAGCCATTGGCCAGGGCCGTCGCAATAAACGCCTCAAATTCTACCCTGGCGAGGAGTTTGGAGCCATGGCGAAATCAATCAACACCATGGCTGATAACATTGAGATGCATCTCCGTGCCGTCATAGAACAAAAGATTCAGCTCGAAGCCATTCTCAACGGCATGCGAGAGGGCGTTATGGTCCTTGATCGAAAAGGACGTATCGCCGCGATCAATAAAGCCACAAATCGCATTTTCCCATCGATTCATAATAACGAAATGGGAAAGAAGCCCATTGAAGTGGTCGCAAGCCCCGATTTGCAAGCGGCATGCGACGAGCTTTATAACAAAGAGAACAATCCCCCTCACGTTTTGACGATTGAAATAGAGCCGGAAACCGATCGATTTTTCGATGTCAACCTTGTCAAACTCAAAGAATCTGAAGCCGGGCTCGGTGCGATTCTCGTCTTTCATGATTTGAGTGATTTTCGAAAAATGGAGAAAATGCGGCGCGACTTTGTCGCGAACGTCTCGCATGAATTGCGTACCCCGTTGACATCCGTCAAAGGGTATGCCGAAACGTTGCTCGGGGAAGCCGACACCCATCCACCGCATGTTCGACGCTTTCTTGAAATCATCCTCAAGAACGCCAACCACATGTCAAAGATGGTTGAAGACTTGTTGTGTTTAGCGCGCATTGAAAACGAAAAAGATGAACCAACAATTGCACGCATAAACGCTCGCGAAGCCCTGGCCGGCGCATGGCGAGAATGTGCGCTGCAAGCCAAAGAAAAGGATATCGACGTCACCATCGATCTCCCGGACAAGGGGGTCCCGGTTATGGCCGATTTCAATCAGGTGAGCCAAGTTTTTCGCAATCTCATTGAAAACGCGATTAAATACAGCCCTGCGGGTGAAAACGTAACGATTTCGTTTCATATTGTTAATGCCACTGTGATATTCCGAATACAGGATTCAGGGCCGGGTATCCCGGAAGAGGATCGAGAACGCATTTTCGAACGATTTTACCGCGTCGAACGACATCGAACAAAGACATCGGGCGGAACAGGACTGGGCTTGGCCATTGCGAAACATATTATTGACCGTCATGGCGGGCGTATATGGGTCGAACCAGCAGGACAAAACTGTTCAGGAGCGGCATTTCTCTTTTCTTTGCCGACGGCAAGTTCCCTCCCTGACTCCAAAGGCTCTCCTCTCGACCCCAGCCTTCAGTCGTAA
- a CDS encoding response regulator, with translation MSDKTVLIVEDDEDILELLAYNLQNAGFSPITSQDGHDALAQVKRIAPILIILDIMLPGLDGFEVCKELKRNSKTSNIPVIMLTARGEEVDRIVGLELGADDYVVKPFSPRELILRVRAVLKRATPETPQKQFLQRGGLSVDLEAHRAELDGQELALTATEFKLLSELFRSQGRVQTRDQLLNTVWGYEFEGYARTVDTHIRRLRQKLGPYSEMVETVRGVGYRFKD, from the coding sequence ATGTCCGACAAGACCGTCCTCATTGTGGAGGATGACGAAGATATCCTGGAGCTTCTGGCGTATAACCTGCAAAACGCTGGCTTTTCACCTATAACAAGTCAAGATGGTCATGATGCCCTTGCGCAGGTGAAGCGTATCGCTCCCATTCTCATCATTCTCGATATCATGCTCCCTGGTCTGGATGGGTTCGAGGTGTGTAAAGAACTCAAAAGGAATTCAAAGACGTCGAATATTCCTGTAATCATGTTGACAGCACGTGGTGAAGAAGTTGATCGAATCGTCGGCTTGGAACTCGGAGCCGACGATTATGTCGTGAAACCGTTCAGTCCCCGCGAACTTATTCTTCGTGTTCGCGCCGTATTGAAGCGTGCAACACCCGAGACGCCACAAAAACAGTTCCTGCAACGTGGAGGTTTGAGTGTCGACCTGGAAGCCCATCGGGCAGAGCTTGATGGGCAGGAACTTGCGCTGACGGCAACAGAATTCAAACTTCTCTCCGAATTGTTCCGCAGTCAGGGACGGGTCCAAACACGAGACCAGCTTCTGAACACAGTCTGGGGATATGAATTCGAAGGCTATGCCCGCACGGTCGATACCCATATTCGTCGATTGCGTCAGAAGCTTGGCCCGTATTCAGAGATGGTGGAAACTGTCCGCGGCGTCGGATATCGGTTTAAGGATTAA
- the pstB gene encoding phosphate ABC transporter ATP-binding protein PstB gives MAQNLKMAARSLDFYYGSFKALQDINLSIYENQVTALIGPSGCGKSTFLRCLNRMNDLIPGTRVVGELTLDGKNIYDSGVDVVELRKRVGMVFQKPNPFPKTIFENVAYGLRVNGVKDNNFISEQVERSLRGAALFDEVKDRIHESALGLSGGQQQRLCIARAMAVEPEILLMDEPASALDPIATQKIEELIHELKQNYTIIIVTHSMQQAARVSDITAFFYMGKLVEVDNTETIFTRPSNKQTEDYITGRFG, from the coding sequence ATGGCTCAAAACCTGAAAATGGCCGCCCGCTCACTTGATTTCTATTATGGGAGCTTTAAGGCCCTACAGGATATCAATCTCAGCATTTATGAAAATCAGGTTACCGCGCTTATCGGTCCCTCCGGCTGCGGAAAAAGTACTTTTCTTCGCTGTCTCAACCGAATGAATGACCTCATTCCAGGAACACGCGTTGTCGGAGAACTCACCCTGGACGGGAAAAACATCTACGACAGTGGCGTCGATGTTGTTGAACTCCGCAAACGAGTCGGCATGGTCTTTCAAAAGCCCAATCCATTCCCGAAAACCATTTTCGAAAATGTTGCCTATGGATTGCGGGTCAATGGAGTCAAAGACAACAACTTCATATCTGAACAAGTTGAACGCAGCCTGCGCGGTGCCGCTCTGTTTGATGAAGTCAAAGACCGCATTCACGAATCGGCTCTCGGTTTATCCGGTGGTCAGCAGCAACGTCTCTGTATTGCACGCGCCATGGCCGTCGAACCTGAAATTCTCCTCATGGACGAGCCGGCTTCCGCCCTGGACCCCATCGCGACGCAAAAAATCGAAGAACTCATCCACGAGCTCAAACAGAACTACACCATCATTATCGTCACACACTCGATGCAACAAGCAGCCCGCGTCTCCGACATCACGGCCTTCTTTTATATGGGCAAACTCGTTGAAGTGGACAATACTGAAACCATTTTCACCAGACCTTCGAACAAGCAAACAGAGGATTATATCACAGGCCGTTTTGGTTAA
- a CDS encoding ATP-binding protein, with protein sequence MSRLFRKMLIAIVLLFGIMANATAFLSAWLIYDNLKAEFVSKGEAIAKSIALTSLETLLNRDPARLQALIDESLHINGVGYVLVEDSGGDVIAHTFVPAVPKEVFFVARREGRIATHRVHLDGYGDFIQIGAPILEGGGGYVRVGMDMAIIEHNIWAAIIKQEMLMVVLFCLSVFVFYYLIKGISRPLSELTRYAQRLREHDFSAHVTISSHDEIGLLARTMQSMAQELARSITELEGHVAEATTDLHGALAHMRAIMDNLADGLMVTDTRGQITDFNPAFLSLFGVSSQDVKGRKVFDIFPGPTAELAERATGCAGDVLTAEVNLAAGKIGKAVATSIQMDSEGRTHASLCVGAVIVVRDITAEKEVDKMKTEFISTVSHELRTPLTSVLGFAKMIKKKFTQEIVPLVPEDTKTRRTVEQLQSNLDIIVSEGTRLTDLVNDVLDIAKMESGRVEWVMRPLRVGELLEHATAANLSLFKQRGLKLVTDIEPDLPIIEGDRDRLIQVVINLLSNAVKFTEHGVVTVRVVRREKSVQVSVSDTGIGIAKKDLDSIFEKFKQAGDTLKEKPKGTGLGLTICRQIVERHGGRIWAESVEGQGSVFSFTIPVRTVMNERIFAVGQTVDGAVAAPVSIQSEHTNAGRILVVDDEPSVRAYLTQFLAEEGYEVMQAEDGELAVKLAKMWSPDLITMDLMMPGMDGATAIKLLRSDPLTKDIPVIVVSALPVREREDTVADATLIKPFNEQTLLETITSLIHGPGDPSRPCMVLKTNGEKHSSRLFMICTGRVSYMTKDELYAQVESGFAGTIFIPASVSHDADLNRLSRHQEISVVILPD encoded by the coding sequence ATGTCTAGATTATTTCGTAAAATGCTTATCGCCATTGTGTTGCTGTTTGGTATTATGGCAAATGCTACAGCATTCTTGTCGGCGTGGCTTATTTACGACAACCTGAAGGCCGAGTTTGTTTCTAAAGGCGAAGCCATCGCCAAAAGTATAGCTCTGACGAGTCTTGAAACTCTCCTCAATCGTGACCCAGCCAGGCTGCAAGCATTAATTGACGAGTCGTTGCACATCAATGGGGTCGGATATGTCCTTGTTGAAGACAGTGGGGGAGACGTTATTGCCCATACCTTCGTTCCTGCTGTGCCGAAAGAAGTGTTTTTTGTTGCGCGGCGGGAAGGCAGGATCGCAACCCATCGTGTTCATCTTGATGGGTATGGGGATTTCATACAGATCGGAGCACCCATTCTGGAAGGGGGGGGAGGGTATGTCCGCGTCGGGATGGATATGGCAATTATTGAGCACAATATTTGGGCCGCCATCATTAAACAAGAAATGCTCATGGTCGTTCTATTTTGTCTCTCTGTTTTTGTATTCTATTATCTTATCAAGGGGATCTCACGGCCACTGAGCGAACTGACCAGGTATGCACAACGCCTGCGTGAACATGATTTTTCAGCCCATGTGACGATTTCGTCTCATGATGAAATCGGTTTACTTGCCCGCACCATGCAGTCTATGGCGCAAGAATTGGCTCGGTCCATCACGGAATTGGAAGGCCATGTAGCTGAAGCGACAACCGATCTACACGGTGCTTTGGCCCATATGCGGGCCATTATGGATAATCTTGCCGATGGTCTTATGGTGACGGATACACGTGGGCAGATTACGGATTTCAACCCCGCATTTCTCAGCCTTTTCGGTGTGAGCTCCCAAGATGTCAAAGGGCGAAAAGTTTTCGACATTTTTCCGGGGCCCACGGCGGAATTAGCTGAACGGGCAACTGGATGTGCCGGAGATGTCTTGACGGCTGAAGTCAATCTCGCTGCCGGAAAGATTGGTAAAGCCGTGGCCACGAGCATTCAGATGGATTCCGAAGGTCGTACGCATGCCTCGCTTTGCGTAGGGGCAGTTATTGTTGTGCGAGATATCACGGCTGAAAAAGAAGTGGATAAAATGAAAACGGAATTCATATCCACTGTCTCGCATGAACTCCGCACGCCGCTGACATCGGTGCTTGGTTTTGCCAAGATGATCAAAAAGAAGTTCACACAGGAAATCGTTCCACTTGTACCTGAGGATACAAAGACGCGTCGAACGGTAGAACAGCTTCAAAGTAATCTTGATATTATTGTTTCCGAAGGAACCAGACTTACCGATCTTGTCAATGATGTCCTCGATATCGCCAAAATGGAATCTGGCCGGGTTGAATGGGTTATGCGGCCATTGCGTGTGGGCGAGTTGCTTGAACATGCGACGGCAGCCAACCTGTCGTTGTTCAAACAACGCGGCTTGAAACTTGTGACGGATATTGAACCGGATTTGCCTATTATAGAGGGTGATCGCGATCGTCTTATTCAGGTTGTCATCAATTTGCTTTCCAATGCAGTGAAATTCACTGAACATGGTGTTGTGACTGTTCGCGTTGTACGACGAGAAAAGTCTGTTCAAGTCAGTGTGTCCGATACCGGTATTGGCATTGCGAAAAAAGATTTGGATAGCATTTTTGAAAAGTTCAAACAGGCTGGTGATACCCTTAAAGAAAAACCCAAAGGCACAGGGTTGGGATTGACGATTTGTCGTCAAATCGTGGAGCGTCACGGCGGGCGTATTTGGGCTGAAAGTGTTGAAGGTCAAGGAAGTGTTTTTTCTTTTACGATACCCGTAAGGACCGTCATGAATGAGCGGATATTTGCTGTGGGGCAAACGGTTGACGGAGCAGTTGCAGCTCCTGTGTCAATACAATCCGAGCACACGAATGCTGGTCGAATTCTCGTTGTGGATGATGAACCGTCGGTTCGAGCGTATCTCACGCAATTTTTGGCTGAAGAAGGGTACGAGGTCATGCAGGCTGAAGATGGAGAGCTGGCCGTAAAGCTTGCAAAAATGTGGTCCCCCGACCTCATTACGATGGATCTCATGATGCCGGGGATGGACGGTGCAACAGCGATAAAGCTTTTGCGGAGCGATCCTTTGACCAAAGATATTCCTGTCATCGTTGTTTCGGCACTTCCCGTGCGTGAGCGAGAAGATACCGTGGCGGATGCAACGCTGATCAAGCCATTCAATGAACAGACGCTTCTTGAAACTATCACCAGTCTCATTCA
- a CDS encoding carboxymuconolactone decarboxylase family protein, whose protein sequence is MEKKPRFFAQMQERYPQYMDALKVLGDAAKEAGPIDEKTAHLIQIAAAAVLRSEGAVHSHAKRAVKSGCTDEEIRHAIILLTPTIGYPTVAAALTWIDDILCPTP, encoded by the coding sequence ATGGAAAAGAAGCCGAGATTTTTTGCACAGATGCAAGAGCGTTATCCACAGTATATGGATGCGCTTAAAGTTCTTGGAGACGCAGCGAAAGAAGCTGGACCGATCGATGAAAAAACAGCCCATCTCATACAAATTGCTGCTGCGGCTGTATTACGATCAGAAGGTGCCGTTCATAGTCACGCCAAACGGGCCGTTAAGTCAGGATGTACGGATGAGGAGATTCGTCATGCTATTATTTTGTTGACGCCAACTATTGGTTACCCAACGGTTGCAGCAGCATTGACATGGATTGATGACATTCTTTGTCCGACTCCGTAA